A section of the Centroberyx gerrardi isolate f3 chromosome 8, fCenGer3.hap1.cur.20231027, whole genome shotgun sequence genome encodes:
- the LOC139933695 gene encoding progonadoliberin-1-like, giving the protein MERKTLGLWLLLLGTFVPQSCSQHWSYGLSPGGKRELDSLSDTLGSNVEEFPKMDTPCSVLGCAEESPFAKHYRIRGLLGSVTDRENGHKTYNKFDY; this is encoded by the exons ATGGAGAGGAAAACCTTGGGGCTGTGGCTGCTGCTTTTGGGGACGTTTGTACCACAGAGCTGTAGTCAGCACTGGTCGTACGGCCTGAGTCCGGGGGGCAAGAGGGAGCTGGACAGCCTGTCAGACACACTGGGCAGT AACGTTGAGGAGTTTCCAAAAATGGACACACCCTGCAGTGTTCTGGGTTGTGCTGAAGAATCGCCGTTCGCCAAACATTACAGAATAAGAGGATTGCTT GGCAGTGTCACCGACAGGGAAAATGGACACAAAACATATAACAAATTTGATTACTAA
- the kctd9a gene encoding BTB/POZ domain-containing protein KCTD9a → MRRVTLFVNGTSKNGKVVAVYGTLSDLLSVASNKLGIRASCLYNGKGGLIDDIALIRDDDVLYVSEGDPFIDPQNEVKVTSDHPGAHTDWLTLNIGGRIFTTTRSTLVSKEPESMLAHMFREKDVWGNKQDEHGAYLIDRSPEYFEPILNYLRHGQLIVNEGINIRGVLEEARFFGIEQLAEQLEVAIKNSQPPEDHSPISRKEFVRFLLATPTKSELRCQGLNFSGADLSRLDLRYINFKMANLSRCNLTHANLCCSNLERADLSGANLDGANLQGVKMLCSNAEGASLKGCNFEDPSGLKANLEGANLKGVDMEGSQMTGINLRVATLKNAKLKNCNLRGATLAGTDLENCDLSGCDLQEANLRGSNVKGAIFEEMLTPLHMSQSVR, encoded by the exons ATGAGAAGAGTTACCTTATTTGTTAACGGGACGTCTAAAAATGGCAAG GTTGTAGCAGTGTACGGGACCTTGTCTGACCTATTATCGGTAGCAAGCAATAAGTTAGGAATCAGAGCCTCCTGTTTATACAATGGAAAGGGTGGTCTCATAGATGACATTGCCCTCATCAG AGATGACGACGTGCTGTATGTCTCAGAGGGAGATCCATTTATTG ACCCTCAGAATGAAGTCAAGGTTACATCCGATCACCCTGGAGCACACACTGATTGGTTGACCCTCAATATTGGTGGTCGTATCTTCACCACCACCAG GAGCACCTTGGTCAGCAAGGAGCCAGAGAGTATGCTTGCCCACATGTTCAGAGAGAAGG ATGTGTGGGGGAACAAGCAGGACGAGCATGGGGCTTACCTAATCGACCGCAGCCCCGAATACTTTGAGCCTATTCTCAACTACTTGAGACACGGTCAGCTCATTGTCAATGAAGGCATCAATATACGGG GTGTCCTAGAGGAGGCTCGCTTCTTTGGAATTGAGCAGCTTGCAGAACAGCTGGAAGTAGCAATAAAG aACTCGCAGCCACCTGAAGACCACTCTCCCATTTCCCGAAAGGAGTTTGTTCGTTTTCTACTGGCCACACCCACCAAGTCAGAGCTCCGTTGCCAG GGTCTTAATTTCAGCGGGGCTGATCTCTCTCGGCTCGACCTGCGCTACATCAATTTCAAGATGGCAAACCTCAGCCGCTGCAACCTGACACATGCCAACCTATGCTGTTCCAATCTGGAGCGGGCCGATCTGTCTGGGGCCAACCTGGAT GGTGCAAACTTACAAGGGGTGAAGATGCTCTGTTCCAATGCCGAGGGGGCTTCTCTCAAAGGATGCAATTTTGAGGATCCATCTGGACTGAAGGCCAACCTGGAGG GTGCTAATCTGAAAGGAGTTGACATGGAAGGAAGCCAGATGACCGGTATCAACCTGCGTGTGGCCACTCTCAAAAATGCCAAGCTGAAGAACTGTAACCTGCGGGGCGCCACTTTAGCAGGGACTGATCTCGAG AACTGTGACCTGTCCGGCTGTGATCTACAAGAAGCCAACCTGAGAGGGTCCAACGTGAAAGGAGCCATATTTGAAGAGATGCTGACGCCGCTACACATGTCGCAGAGCGTCAGATAA
- the ankrd39 gene encoding ankyrin repeat domain-containing protein 39, whose amino-acid sequence MASDREHCSCCSHQVSSPSVHQTLNEMDFERGIWSAAMDGDLERVKSLVQRGTDPNLRDSARYTALHYASRSDRLAVCEFLLESGACASPQTPGGATPLHRSAYCGHLDVVRLLLRYRADPLLCDDDGASPLHKAAERGHERVCELLVERCPSLRSQVNKKLQLPYQLAPEGPLQDLLKPPR is encoded by the exons ATGGCGTCTGATCGAGAGCATTGTTCGTGCTGTTCCCATCAAGTTTCCTCACCTAGTGTTCACCAGACGTTGAATGAAATGGACTTTGAAAGAG GTATCTGGTCTGCTGCGATGGATGGGGACTTGGAGAGGGTCAAGTCGTTGGTCCAGAGAGGCACAGACCCGAACCTGAGAGACTCAGCCAGATACACTGCTTTG caCTATGCAAGCCGCAGCGATCGTCTTGCTGTATGCGAGTTTCTTCTAGAGAGCGGTGCTTGTGCCTCTCCCCAGACGCCAGGCGGTGCCACGCCACTCCATCGATCAGCTTACTGCGGTCATCTGGATGTGGTTAGACTCCTGCTGCGCTACAGGGCAGATCCACTGCTCTGTGATGACGACGGAGCGTCCCCCTTACATAAG GCTGCAGAACGGGGTCATGAACGGGTGTGTGAGCTGCTTGTTGAGCGCTGCCCGTCCCTCCGGAGCCAGGTGAACAAGAAGCTGCAGCTGCCCTACCAGCTGGCACCCGAGGGTCCCCTGCAGGATCTCTTAAAACCACCACGGTGA